From the genome of Nitrosopumilus sp., one region includes:
- a CDS encoding V-type ATP synthase subunit E, producing MSQRQPLGSNLALEDTIDKILKNTQMSILSNIKSGLDSTRQNLDDAVPKLEGEYDKIISDGKKEADKIEKQITGSSDIEARNKQLMLLEESVDKVFSTALDQISNADRTTDYSNFIKTLIDNAIQVLGTSEISIMTNTKDKDVIQSVMSQFSGAELSSETISCLGGIKVKSKDGTMTFDSTIDARIERLKPLIRKEIAAKFGVGI from the coding sequence ATGAGTCAAAGACAGCCATTGGGATCTAATTTAGCATTAGAAGATACGATTGATAAAATATTAAAAAATACTCAAATGAGTATTTTATCAAATATTAAATCTGGACTTGATAGTACACGACAAAATCTAGACGATGCCGTTCCTAAGTTAGAGGGTGAATATGATAAAATTATTTCAGATGGCAAAAAAGAAGCCGATAAGATAGAAAAACAGATTACTGGTAGTTCTGATATTGAAGCCAGAAATAAGCAACTTATGCTGTTAGAAGAATCAGTTGACAAAGTATTCTCAACAGCGTTAGATCAAATTTCAAATGCTGATCGTACTACTGATTACTCAAATTTTATCAAGACTTTGATAGACAATGCAATTCAAGTTTTAGGTACTTCTGAAATTTCAATCATGACAAATACAAAAGACAAAGATGTCATTCAGTCTGTCATGTCTCAATTTTCAGGGGCAGAACTGTCATCTGAAACAATTTCATGTCTTGGAGGAATTAAAGTCAAGTCGAAAGATGGTACAATGACATTTGATAGTACAATTGATGCTAGAATTGAACGTTTGAAGCCTTTAATTAGGAAAGAAATTGCAGCAAAATTCGGAGTGGGAATTTAG